The Salmo salar chromosome ssa06, Ssal_v3.1, whole genome shotgun sequence genome window below encodes:
- the LOC106607795 gene encoding protein unc-93 homolog A produces MIDRNMKNVLIVSIGFLSLFTAYGGLQSLQSSLNAEDGMGVTSLSVIYASIILSSMFLPPILIKNLGCKWTIVAGMGCYVTYSIGNLYPGWYTLIPTSVILGMGGSPLWSAKCTLLTISGNLQAPRENKKAADVINKYFGIFFLIFQSSAVWGNLMSSLIFGSDSNSTNVSEEDLQFCGAGVCADINSNTTTKKPAQQLVWTLVGCYIGVGVLAMIIVAVFLDNIDRDQAREFRGNREPFWSTFLATFTLLKDKRLVILIPLTMYSGFEQSFLSGEYTKNYVTCALGIHNVGYVMICFGAANSLCSFMFGRLAEYTGRAPLFCLAAVTNFSCILALLFWRPHPDQLPVFFVFPALWGLADAVWQTQTNSLYGVLFPRQKEAAFANYRMWESLGFVIAFAYSTFLCLDIKLYILLGVLILSMVTYLWVEYQERKNPTLPVEEGIYDTDYSTTGNHILNQTSL; encoded by the exons ATGATAGACCGAAATATGAAAAATGTTCTGATTGTATCCATTGGATTTTTATCTCTGTTCACAGCATACGGAGGACTTCAGAGTTTacag AGCAGTCTGAATGCAGAGGACGGGATGGGGGTGACATCTCTCAGTGTCATCTATGCCTCCATCATCCTGTCCTCCATGTTCCTGCCACCCATTCTCATCAAAAACCTGGGCTGCAAATGGACTATTGTTGCTGGCATGGGCTGCTATGTGACCTATTCAATTGGAAACCTCTATCCAGGATG GTATACTCTGATCCCCACCTCTGTGATCCTGGGTATGGGAGGGTCTCCACTCTGGTCTGCCAAGTGTACCCTTCTCACTATCAGCGGCAACCTGCAGGCCCCTAGAGAAAACAAGAAGGCAGCGGATGTTATCAATAAGTACTTTGGCATATTCTTCCTGATATTCCAGTCTTCGGCTGTATGGGGAAACCTCATGTCGTCGTTGATATTCGGTTCAGATTCAAATAGTA CTAACGTCTCCGAGGAAGATCTACAATTTtgtggtgcaggtgtgtgtgctgatatcaaTTCAAACACCACGACCAAAAAGCCAGCACAACAATTGGTTTGGACGCTAGTCGGCTGCTATATTG GGGTGGGTGTGCTGGCCATGATCATAGTGGCAGTATTTCTGGATAACATAGACAGAGATCAGGCCCGGGAGTTCAGGGGCAACAGGGAACCATTCTGGAGCACCTTTCTGGCCACATTCACGCTCCTGAAGGACAAGAGACTAGTCATTCTCATCCCTTTGACCATGTACAGTGGCTTTGAACAGAGTTTCCTCTCCGGTGAATACACAAAG AACTATGTGACCTGTGCATTAGGAATCCATAATGTTGGATATGTGATGATATGTTTTGGAGCCGCGAATTCGTTATGTTCCTTTATGTTTGGGAGGTTGGCAGAATACACTGGAAGAGCCCCACTGTTTTGCTTGG CTGCGGTGACCAACTTTTCCTGTATCCTGGCTCTGTTGTTCTGGAGGCCTCACCCAGACCAGCTGCCAGTGTTCTTTGTGTTTCCTGCCCTCTGGGGCCTGGCAGATGCTGTGTGGCAGACACAAACCAACT CACTGTACGGGGTTCTCTTCCCCAGACAAAAAGAGGCAGCATTCGCTAACTACCGTATGTGGGAATCCCTGGGATTCGTTATAGCCTTCGCCTACAGTACCTTCCTCTGTTTGGATATCAAGCTCTACATCCTCCTGGGAGTTCTGATCCTCTCCATGGTAACCTATTTGTGGGTGGAGTACCAAGAACGCAAGAATCCTACTCTTCCAGTGGAGGAGGGAATATACGACACAGACTACTCAACAACGGGAAATCACATCCTCAATCAGACCAGCTTGTAG
- the ttll2 gene encoding probable tubulin polyglutamylase TTLL2, which translates to MAAGVCGPAPLVFRLHEGAPELVREVLLERGWEEYDEQGQEEGDWNLYWRTSAFHNSDYENILPWQRLNHHPKTVGITRKDCLARNLKRMRGTFGSGLYNFSPTTFILPNDYTRFLAEYTKHRLKNGGRSGYWICKPVDLSRGRGIFIFEDIRDLVYDSSVIVQRYISNPLLISGYKFDLRIYVCVKSFQPLTIYMHQEGLVRFATEKYNLTSLDNIYSHLTNASINKFSPFYTTDKERVGQGCKWTMSKFRCFLHSQGINELFLWQKINNIVTLTLLTIAPSVPSSPNSVELFGFDILIDAKYKPWLLEVNYSPALTIDCQVDVTVKKVLLNDLVDLMNYKSMDSVRQRGYLKQKYKRPCYLGSQSLQSPVLLLPKSMCEHHPANKKSNSIHSTFSDSMRYFPSVEMNRIRSARNSISNTKGSALNPILIPHSKTAAVTGNRKTHPVLSQMTEAIQWSEVTDVESEFDDRNLSTLVSPWQASRQPAGGCCKLPAIHIQKYKTPKFPWDPKSQDESTPPLRVGDFILTFPFNEVTLKASWDKLNVKTAVHEVHKLISQLASGCSHKQKRGRDNELDRCKEKKDLGYLFWGPTNPPLLSECHLSN; encoded by the coding sequence ATGGCCGCAGGGGTGTGTGGCCCCGCACCCCTGGTGTTCCGGCTACACGAGGGAGCCCCAGAGCTGGTGAGAGAGGTGCTgctggagagaggctgggaggagtATGACGAGCAGGGGCAGGAGGAGGGAGACTGGAACCTCTACTGGCGCACCTCAGCCTTCCACAACTCAGACTATGAGAACATACTGCCATGGCAGAGACTCAACCATCACCCCAAGACTGTGGGCATCACCCGCAAGGATTGCCTGGCCAGAAACCTGAAGAGAATGAGAGGGACGTTCGGCTCAGGTCTTTACAACTTCAGCCCGACAACTTTCATCCTCCCCAATGATTACACCAGGTTTCTGGCAGAGTACACCAAGCATCGTTTGAAGAATGGAGGCAGGTCGGGGTATTGGATCTGCAAGCCAGTGGATCTATCAAGAGGCAGGGGCATCTTTATCTTTGAGGACATCAGAGACTTGGTGTATGACTCCTCAGTGATCGTTCAGAGATACATCAGcaatcctctcctcatctcaggGTATAAATTTGACCTTCGGATCTATGTTTGTGTGAAAAGTTTTCAGCCCCTCACTATCTACATGCATCAGGAGGGATTGGTACGCTTTGCGACTGAGAAATACAATTTGACATCTTTGGACAACATTTATTCTCACCTGACCAACGCGAGCATTAATAAGTTTAGCCCCTTCTACacaacagacaaagagagagtggGACAAGGATGTAAGTGGACTATGAGTAAATTCCGCTGCTTTCTTCATAGCCAAGGTATCAATGAACTGTTCCTCTGGCaaaagatcaacaacattgtcacACTAACTTTGCTCACCATAGCCCCTTCCGTACCTTCCAGTCCCAACAGTGTTGAGCTCTTTGGGTTTGACATCCTAATTGATGCCAAATATAAGCCATGGCTACTAGAGGTTAACTACAGCCCTGCTCTCACCATCGACTGCCAAGTAGACGTGACAGTCAAGAAAGTACTTCTCAATGACCTGGTTGATCTGATGAACTACAAGTCCATGGACAGTGTTAGACAGAGAGGATATCTCAAACAGAAGTACAAACGCCCCTGCTATCTAGGCAGCCAGTCTCTGCAGTCCCCAGTGCTGTTGCTCCCCAAGTCTATGTGTGAGCACCACCCAGCAAACAAGAAAAGTAACAGCATCCACTCTACGTTTTCTGACAGTATGAGATACTTTCCATCAGTTGAGATGAACCGGATCCGCTCTGCAAGGAATTCCATAAGCAACACCAAGGGCTCGGCTCTGAATCCGATACTCATCCCACATTCAAAGACTGCAGCTGTAACTGGAAACAGAAAGACACATCCAGTGCTCTCACAGATGACAGAGGCCATCCAGTGGTCTGAGGTTACAGACGTAGAGTCAGAGTTTGATGACAGAAACCTGTCAACACTTGTTAGCCCGTGGCAGGCCTCAAGGCAACCAGCCGGGGGCTGCTGTAAGCTACCTGCCATTCACATTCAAAAGTACAAGACTCCTAAATTCCCATGGGACCCTAAAAGCCAAGATGAGAGCACCCCACCACTCCGTGTGGGAGACTTCATACTGACGTTTCCTTTTAATGAGGTCACACTGAAGGCGTCGTGGGACAAGCTCAACGTTAAGACTGCAGTCCACGAGGTTCACAAGCTCATCAGCCAGCTAGCATCAGGTTGTAGCCACaaacagaagagagggagggacaatgaGTTGGATAGATGCAAAGAGAAAAAGGATTTGGGGTATTTGTTTTGGGGACCTACGAACCCTCCTCTGCTTAGTGAGTGCCACTTGTCAAACTAA